Proteins encoded in a region of the Anopheles aquasalis chromosome 2, idAnoAquaMG_Q_19, whole genome shotgun sequence genome:
- the LOC126569591 gene encoding uncharacterized protein LOC126569591 yields the protein MQNARTMCMVILLLIVGFVGAENILFSDCGVRTSRRQPRSYFPIELEGTRRMDRNESVNIRNPKIMHGTPTVEGQYPWQVSLELLHPSYGFIGHWCGGVLIDRNWVLSAAHCIHNDLFNLPLPALWTVVLGEYDRQTESGREQRIPVDKIILHEKYHNFKHDLVLLKLTRPANTSPSSRVRKICLPFADFKVNSMPFDPRPEQQERPKPNDKPAYFFDRDATATEEHVSPDDERYGADQEGFPDAVPFRDDNFLRRLKQSFELDAFTGRSNRSRTARFMVNQLVVGKIRSTGSRRRTVHEPPSSIAANRRNSVQFPQPATRRDGRHIIANPPAPIAKRNRRMQLRSKNFRPLAETVKKDSNLVNQYQHRRVNLNSKFGNNRRRNDKFSHAPVYYRNEPNYRNEDLHDYSLMDDATVTPARGAGLEVDPDVDAESISAAAMPDTSQYVECLATGWGKSTIDDELTDVLLQTRAPIQSSKKCEEAYGDFIKLHRGHLCAGNLDGAGGTCVGDSGGPLQCRISKRGPWILVGITSFGSGCAFKNYPDVYTKISFYRQWIVDTIEAN from the exons ATGCAAAATGCACGAACCATGTGCATGGTCATTTTGCTGCTAATCGTTGGATTCGTTGGTGCCGAAAACATCCTTTTTTCAG ACTGTGGTGTTCGCACATCTCGTCGACAGCCAAGAAGTTACTTTCCGATAGAGCTGGAAGGCACGAGACGCATGGATCGCAACGAGAGCGTCAATATCCGCAATCCTAAAATAATGCACGGTACACCGACGGTCGAGGGTCAGTATCCGTGGCAGGTTTCCCTAGAGCTGCTGCATCCATCGTACGGTTTCATCGGACACTGGTGCGGTGGCGTATTAATTGACCGAAATTGGGTTCTGTCCGCCGCACACTGTATTCACAA TGATTTGTTTAATCTTCCATTGCCGGCACTGTGGACAGTAGTGCTCGGGGAGTATGATCGTCAAACTGAAAGCGGCCGGGAGCAGCGCATTCCAGTTGACAAAATTATTCTGCACGAGAAGTACCACAATTTCAAGCACGACCTCG TGTTGCTGAAATTGACTCGTCCTGCCAACACGTCACCAAGTTCGAGGGTAAGAAAAATATGTCTTCCGTTTGCGGATTTCAAGGTGAACAGTATGCCATTTGATCCGCGGCCAGAGCAACAGGAACGACCGAAACCCAACGATAAGCCTGCATATTTTTTCGATCGCGACGCTACTGCCACTGAAGAGCACGTATCACCAGACGACGAGCGATACGGTGCCGATCAGGAAGGGTTTCCCGATGCAGTGCCATTTCGAGATGATAATTTCCTCAGGCGCTTGAAGCAGTCCTTTGAATTGGATGCTTTCACCGGGCGCTCAAATCGTTCTCGAACGGCGAGATTTATGGTAAATCAGTTGGTTGTAGGTAAGATCCGGTCCACCGGCTCCCGCAGGCGCACCGTCCATGAGCCGCCCTCGTCGATTGCTGCTAATAGGAGGAACTCAGTTCAGTTCccgcaaccagcaacaagGAGAGACGGTCGCCATATCATCGcaaatccaccagcaccgataGCGAAAAGGAATCGACGAATGCAGCTTCGTTCCAAAAATTTCCGTCCTCTTGCCGAGACCGTGAAGAAGGATAGTAATTTGGTAAATCAGTACCAACATCGGCGAGTCAACTTGAACAGCAAATTTGGTAACAATAGAAGACGAAACGATAAATTCTCCCATGCTCCCGTGTACTATCGCAACGAGCCGAACTATCGCAACGAGGACTTGCATGACTATTCGTTGATGGACGACGCCACGGTGACACCGGCGAGAGGGGCTGGCCTGGAAGTGGATCCGGATGTGGATGCGGAGAgcatttctgctgctgcaatgccCGATACGTCCCAGTACGTTGAATGTCTAGCAACAGGTTGGGGCAAATCAACTATTGACGATGAGTTGACTGATGTGTTGCTGCAAACTCGAGCTCCCATACAGAGTAGTAAAAA GTGCGAAGAGGCTTACGGTGATTTCATCAAACTACATCGAGGACATCTTTGCGCCGGAAATTTGGATGGTGCTGGAGGAACTTGTGTG GGCGACTCGGGAGGACCATTGCAGTGTCGCATTAGCAAGCGTGGTCCATGGATCTTGGTTGGAATTACGTCGTTTGGCTCGGGATGTGCCTTTAAAAACTACCCAGACGTATACACGAAAATTTCCTTCTATCGTCAATGGATAGTGGATACCATTGAAGCGAATTGA
- the LOC126581578 gene encoding scavenger receptor class B member 1 has protein sequence MTTTPAFPLAAKRKRVLKLCCLGVLFITMAYAIIVIDPTEVIVEDKLSMYEGSYLNRLWKKPPLDVFISIYVFNISNPEAFMRGEERLRLQEIGPYVYQEFLEHHNSTFNPNGTLSFVPVRRQVFVPERSVGDPKEDRIMIPNIALLGVSSAAYRMSTFAALAVAAALRPLGMAPILNITTHDLLWGYDDPLVKIASTLLPDIIHFQKLGVLDRMFDDGFDTVTINLPESVRNQQDANGDNVFVDDDVPESLHDEYYEDKTSAAGKSEPIRDYSIDLWNGSPGLAHWGYVGKDRWDANERNTPCNTLQGSYDGSVFPRNISKKEVFKVYRKAFCRTLPIAFEREGEVDGIKAYWFSIQENAFESSLNDPYTSCYCRNNQCLPKGLGDLSPCWYNIPVAVSLPHFYKGDPGLVNAIDGLSPNKEKHDAVIIMQPQLGIPMKANIRVQISLLSNISFNSELKPFHNTVIPLIWAEMSLEKLTPELILLLNLLFDIAPYLQTGTVCLLGLLGASLIATAALVLLCSAEAAKFEYDPRKSIRYSTVNMIPYPLLRKELEKYGDGEPIRREPLLIENYA, from the exons ATGACAACGACACCGGCATTTCCATTGGCTGCAAAGAGGAAGA GAGTTTTGAAGCTTTGCTGTCTCGGGGTACTGTTCATTACCATGGCTTACGCGATCATAGTGATTGATCCCACCGAAGTTATTGTTGAAGAT AAATTGTCCATGTATGAAGGCTCTTATTTGAACAGATTGTGGAAAAAACCGCCACTCGACGTCTTCATCAGCATTTACGTGTTCAACATCTCAAACCCAGAGGCTTTTATGCGGGGGGAAGAACGACTTCGGCTACAGGAAATCGGACCGTACGTGTATCAGGAGTTTTTGGAACATCACAATTCAACCTTCAACCCCAATGGTACGCTGAGTTTCGTGCCGGTGCGACGGCAAGTGTTCGTACCCGAGAGATCGGTCGGTGATCCTAAGGAAGATCGCATAATGATCCCCAACATAGCCTTGCTGGGAGTGTCGAGTGCTGCGTACAGGATGTCCACATTTGCGGCTCtggccgtggctgctgctctgaGACCACTCGGTATGGCTCCTATTTTGAACATTACTACGCATGATCTACTGTGGGGCTACGATGATCCGCTTGTTAAGATAGCATCGACCTTGCTACCGGACATAATTCACTTCCAAAAACTTGGCGTATTGGATCGG ATGTTTGACGATGGCTTTGACACCGTTACGATTAATCTTCCTGAATCGGTGCGCAACCAGCAAGATGCAAATGGTGACAATGTGTTTGTTGACGACGACGTACCGGAGAGTTTACACGACGAATATTATGAGGACAAAACATCAGCAGCTGGCAAGAGCGAACCGATCCGGGACTATTCGATAGACCTATGGAATGGATCGCCGGGACTGGCACATTGGGGCTACGTGGGAAAAGATCGCTGGGATGCCAATGAAAG AAACACACCCTGCAACACACTCCAGGGATCCTATGATGGGTCCGTATTTCCACGCAACATCTCTAAAAAAGAGGTGTTCAAAGTGTACCGCAAAGCATTTTGTCGCACGCTTCCGATTGCTTTTGAAAGGGAAGGCGAAGTCGATGGTATCAAAGCGTATTGGTTTTCGATACAGGAGAATGCATTCGAAAGCTCTCTGAATGATCCTTATACCTCGTGTTACTGCAGAAACAACCAATGTCTTCCAAAGGGTCTGGGAGATTTGAGTCCCTGTTGGTACA ACATTCCTGTAGCGGTATCATTACCGCATTTTTACAAAGGTGATCCAGGGCTCGTTAATGCGATTGACGGGCTAAGTCCAAACAAAGAGAAACACGATGCCGTTATCATTATGCAACCG CAACTCGGTATTCCCATGAAGGCTAACATTCGGGTGCAAATCAGTCTGCTCTCCAATATCAGCTTCAACTCAGAGTTGAAGCCGTTCCACAACACGGTGATTCCGCTGATATGGGCAGAAATG TCGCTGGAGAAACTGACTCCGGAGCTCATCCTTTTGTTGAACCTCCTGTTTGACATCGCTCCATACTTACAGACTGGGACAGTGTGCCTGTTGGGTCTACTGGGAGCTTCGCTAATCGCTACAGCGGCACTAGTGTTGCTGTGTTCGGCTGAAGCGGCAAAGTTCGAGTATGATCCTCGCAAATCGATTCGGTATTCTACCGTCAACATGATACCGTATCCTCTATTGCGAAAGGAGCTGGAAAAGTATGGTGATGGAGAACCGATTCGCAGGGAGCCACTGCTGATAGAGAACTATGCGTGA